From one Longimicrobium sp. genomic stretch:
- a CDS encoding SDR family oxidoreductase, whose amino-acid sequence MAIVTGASMGLGRAVARELARERARVVIAARNEARLRAAAEELRRETGGQVIPVRADVTDPDDVEALVEETVDRWGTVEIAVANAGGPPGTRFETTGAEEYEKALRLNLMSTVRLAQEVMPHMKARRWGRFVALTSVSVKQPLPGLILSNTARTGVVGFVKTLATEMAPFGVLCNVVAPGYMRTGRVEDLARERAAHEDREADEILEEMAARIPLQRMGEPEELAAMVAFLASERASYVTGTTIQVDGGFVQGLL is encoded by the coding sequence GTGGCGATCGTGACCGGCGCCAGCATGGGGCTGGGCAGGGCGGTCGCGCGGGAGCTGGCGCGCGAGCGGGCGCGGGTGGTGATCGCCGCGCGCAACGAGGCGCGGCTGCGCGCCGCGGCCGAGGAGCTCCGCCGGGAGACGGGCGGGCAGGTGATCCCGGTGCGCGCGGACGTGACCGACCCCGACGACGTGGAGGCGCTCGTCGAGGAGACGGTGGACCGCTGGGGGACGGTGGAGATCGCCGTCGCCAACGCGGGCGGGCCGCCGGGGACGCGCTTCGAGACCACCGGCGCCGAGGAGTACGAGAAGGCGCTCCGGCTGAACCTGATGAGCACCGTGCGGCTGGCGCAGGAGGTGATGCCGCACATGAAGGCGCGTCGCTGGGGGCGCTTCGTCGCGCTCACCTCGGTCTCGGTCAAGCAGCCGCTCCCGGGGCTCATCCTCTCCAACACGGCCCGGACCGGCGTGGTGGGCTTCGTGAAGACGCTGGCCACGGAGATGGCGCCCTTCGGCGTGCTCTGCAACGTGGTGGCGCCCGGCTACATGCGCACCGGGCGCGTGGAGGACCTGGCCCGCGAGCGCGCGGCGCACGAAGACCGCGAAGCGGACGAGATCCTGGAGGAGATGGCCGCGCGCATCCCCCTGCAGCGCATGGGCGAGCCCGAGGAGCTGGCCGCGATGGTCGCCTTCCTGGCCTCCGAGCGCGCCAGCTACGTCACCGGGACGACGATCCAGGTGGACGGCGGGTTCGTGCAGGGACTGCTATAG
- a CDS encoding AraC family transcriptional regulator — translation MTPPLAVAPEPRCRERTAAARVRAVERAVQAMRERLGEPLPLETIARAALSSPYHFNRFFREVTGLPPCRFLAALRLETAKRLLLTTRFSVTRVCYEVGYTSIGSFTRHFASDVGLPPYRLRRFASGGVPRPVLDGEGVESRPASGATVGGRVDAPGGFGGMVFVGAFPEAIPRGRPAACAVLAGPGEFRMGGLPDGRWHVLAAGLDGVPSADALLHDDALRAAAGPVLVRDGRASGPVRLALRPPRPIDPPILISLPVLLAGAGAEEARTTAG, via the coding sequence ATGACTCCACCCCTCGCCGTCGCCCCCGAGCCACGCTGCCGCGAGCGCACCGCCGCCGCGCGCGTCCGCGCCGTGGAGCGCGCCGTCCAGGCGATGCGCGAGCGCCTGGGCGAGCCGCTCCCGCTGGAGACGATCGCGCGGGCGGCGCTCTCCAGCCCGTACCACTTCAACCGCTTCTTCCGCGAGGTCACGGGGCTGCCGCCGTGCCGCTTCCTGGCGGCGCTACGGCTGGAGACGGCCAAGCGGCTGCTGCTCACCACGCGCTTCAGCGTCACCCGCGTGTGCTACGAGGTGGGCTACACCAGCATCGGCTCGTTCACCCGCCACTTCGCCAGCGACGTGGGGCTCCCGCCGTACCGCCTGCGGCGCTTCGCGAGCGGCGGCGTCCCGCGTCCCGTGCTGGACGGCGAGGGAGTGGAATCGCGGCCAGCCTCCGGCGCCACGGTCGGCGGCAGGGTCGACGCGCCGGGGGGGTTCGGCGGGATGGTGTTCGTCGGCGCCTTCCCCGAGGCGATCCCGCGCGGGCGCCCCGCGGCCTGCGCCGTCCTGGCCGGCCCCGGCGAGTTCCGCATGGGAGGCCTCCCCGACGGGCGCTGGCACGTGCTGGCGGCCGGCCTCGACGGGGTCCCGTCCGCCGACGCGCTCCTGCACGACGACGCACTGCGCGCCGCCGCCGGCCCCGTGCTGGTGCGCGACGGACGCGCGTCCGGCCCGGTGCGCCTGGCGCTCCGCCCCCCGCGCCCGATCGATCCGCCGATCCTGATTTCCCTCCCCGTGCTGCTGGCCGGCGCCGGGGCCGAGGAAGCGCGCACCACCGCCGGCTGA
- a CDS encoding peroxidase-related enzyme (This protein belongs to a clade of uncharacterized proteins related to peroxidases such as the alkylhydroperoxidase AhpD.) has protein sequence MAHIPVRDGVPGIISLFEFDPEASRPLNALAQVVLRRPSTLTPAERELIATYVSTLNGCRFCAGSHAAAARHLLGDDAPVVEAVRADPSTAPVSEKMRALLAIAARVQRGGRSVSEEEVAAARAEGATDQEIHDTVLIAAAFCMYNRYVDGLATLVPGEEELDGIGAHLAASGYGAR, from the coding sequence ATGGCCCACATTCCCGTGCGGGACGGCGTTCCCGGCATCATCAGCCTGTTCGAGTTCGACCCCGAGGCGTCGCGGCCGCTGAACGCGCTCGCGCAGGTGGTGCTGCGGCGCCCGTCCACGCTCACGCCCGCCGAGCGCGAACTGATCGCCACCTACGTCTCCACGCTGAACGGCTGCCGGTTCTGCGCGGGGTCGCACGCCGCGGCCGCGCGCCACCTGCTGGGCGACGACGCGCCGGTGGTGGAAGCCGTGCGCGCCGACCCCTCCACCGCGCCGGTGTCGGAGAAGATGCGCGCCCTGCTGGCCATCGCCGCGCGGGTGCAGCGCGGCGGGCGCAGCGTGAGCGAGGAGGAGGTAGCCGCCGCGCGCGCCGAGGGCGCCACCGACCAGGAGATCCACGACACGGTGCTGATCGCCGCCGCCTTCTGCATGTACAACCGCTACGTGGACGGCCTGGCGACGCTCGTCCCCGGCGAGGAGGAACTGGACGGCATCGGCGCGCACCTGGCCGCCTCGGGCTACGGCGCCCGCTGA
- a CDS encoding acyl-CoA thioesterase, which produces MPRYGTMNEHAYEYRHVVGFEETNLVGNVYYANHVRWQGRCRELFLRDHAPSVLDDLASGLALVTTEVSCRYLAELAPFDEVIVRMRLAGQGQSWLLLSFDYFRATANGEEPVARGEQRVACMRREGAAHVPAPVPAALREALRPFGGT; this is translated from the coding sequence ATGCCGCGTTACGGCACGATGAACGAGCACGCCTATGAGTACCGCCACGTGGTGGGGTTCGAGGAGACAAACCTGGTGGGCAACGTCTACTACGCCAACCACGTGCGCTGGCAGGGGCGCTGCCGCGAGCTGTTCCTGCGCGACCACGCGCCGTCGGTGCTGGACGACCTGGCGAGCGGGCTGGCGCTGGTCACGACGGAGGTGAGCTGCCGCTACCTGGCCGAGCTAGCGCCCTTCGACGAGGTGATCGTGCGGATGCGGCTCGCCGGGCAGGGGCAGAGCTGGCTCCTGCTCTCGTTCGACTACTTCCGCGCCACCGCGAACGGCGAGGAGCCCGTCGCGCGGGGCGAGCAGCGGGTGGCGTGCATGCGCCGCGAGGGCGCCGCCCACGTCCCCGCGCCCGTCCCTGCCGCCCTGCGCGAGGCGCTACGGCCGTTTGGAGGGACGTGA
- a CDS encoding YciI family protein, translated as MKTVYALIWTLTSTPEEFDARVPALLEWLRALKREGRLLGCGAWSSGDGGLTLVEAETLEEAEQINAANPLSPLGRTEIRAWEVYDASLMVDSGM; from the coding sequence ATGAAAACCGTATATGCGCTAATCTGGACGCTTACTTCAACTCCAGAGGAGTTCGACGCACGAGTTCCCGCCTTACTCGAATGGCTGCGGGCACTGAAGCGCGAAGGACGGTTGCTCGGCTGCGGCGCATGGTCATCGGGTGACGGAGGACTGACACTTGTTGAGGCGGAGACCTTAGAGGAGGCGGAGCAGATCAATGCTGCAAACCCGCTGTCTCCTCTCGGCCGTACCGAGATCCGCGCGTGGGAGGTGTACGACGCCAGTCTGATGGTGGATAGTGGAATGTGA